The Candidatus Woesearchaeota archaeon genome includes the window CTATTGCTGATAACGATCTTTAAGTGCATTGCCACTGGACATCTCTGCCCATAACCTATTTAAAGGGCAAGTCATTACGTAAGCTCATGGATCCCAATAACGCATTAGTTGCCTTTCAAGGGAAGAAGATAAGAAGGACATGGTTTAATGATGAATAGTGGTTTGTCGCTGCCGACATTGTTGAGGCATTGACTGATTCAAAGGATCCAAATGGCTATTTAAAAGATATGCGCAGGAGAGATGACGGTTTTGCTCAGGGATGGGGGCAAATTGCCACCCCCCTTTCAATTGATACTTCTGGCGGAAAGCAGAGTATGAATTGCACTAATACTAAGGGGGCATTTAGAATAATTCAGTCTATTCAGTCTCTTAATGCAGGAACCATTCAGCCATTAAAGGCCACAATCAATAAACCTTCATCAGCTTTCTCAGGCCCATGCTGAAGATCAAAGACAGAATGATATAAGTCCCAAGCCAACCTAATTTCCATCCGAACAGATTCATCACAATCATCTTATCATTGCTAATTGTGATCTTCTTGATCACGCTGCCTTTAAGCGCAATCTCAGGCTGTTTGTAAGCGCGTCCTTTTGTGATCAGCACTTCATTGCTGTAAGTCTTGTTATTCAGAGAATATGTTAACTTATATTCGCCTTCTTTCCCAGTCAGTTTCCATACTATTTTATTGCCAGCAATCTGCTGCGTCTCATTACCGCTTATTGCAATCCCTTCAGGAATAATATTCAGCATAACATTTCCTGTTGCTCCTTCAACAAACTCCAAAGTTGTTGTGAAATCCTGGCCAGGCAGTATCGGATGATAGGCAAAATTAGCAGCAAGCCACCCATAAATAAGTATTACGGGCAAAAGCGTGATCAATGTAGGCCTCATTGAATGCGACATGTACTTCATATTGATCTCCATTGATTTCTTCTGGATCTCCATGACTTTCTTGGGGTCATTCTTGTTCTGCTTCGTCTCAGCCTGATACTTCTTAAGGTCATCCTTCATCTCTTTCATCAGTTTTTGATTCGTAAGATACTTGTAAGCAATTATTATAATGAGTGAAATAATAAGTGAAATAATAAAAATCGCCAAAAAAGTATTTAGCTGAAGAAGAGGGCCTAAAACAGGATCTAAAAAGCTCATTATTCATCCTCCCATAAATTTTCTCATCATTGGATTCATGTCCATCATGTGCTGCTTTGCAATATCCTCATATAGCCTGTAAATAATCATAACAGCCAATAAAATTCCAGTTCCATTGCTTAATGCTCCTGAAATATCGGCAAGCGAAGCTAAAAAACCCACAAGAATTGCTCCCATTACAGTAAGCGGCCATATATACCTGTCCAATAATCTTTCAAGCACCCTTTCATCTCTCCTGAATCCCGGAATCTGCAATCCAGATGCCATCATTTGCTTTGCCTGGCTTCGCGCATCCATGCCGGATGTCTGAACCCAGAATATCGAAAAAACTATTGCGCCTGCAATCATAAATAAAGTATAAACCGCAGCGCGCCATATGTCAAATCCTGTCAAGCTGCCCTCAATCAGGCTGCGGACAACATTCGGCGGCGTAACTAAAAGAACAAACCCCGATGCAGGGCTTCCTTGCGATGTAAAAGTCCCAAGCAAAGGGTGCCCCCAGTTCTGCAGCAATGTCGCCAGTAATTGCACATTGGCAAGCAAAGCAGCAACTAAAATAACGGGTATGTTGCTGGTATAAATAAAATGCAGAGGCCATCTTATGCCGTGCCCTCTTATTCTTCCGAAGCTTAATGGTATTTCTATTTTCATAGCCTGCCCATAAACTGCTATTGCAAAAACAACTATTGTTGCAATTATGGATGCGATTGCAAGCCCAGCTCCTATAGGATTCTGCGTAGCCAATGATCTGAAAAATTCCGGGATTGCTCCGACAAAGCTTTCAGGATTAGTTGCAGGATGCAGCCAGCTTAATGCCCTTATGAAAATGCTTTCCGACACTCCGGCGGCAATAAACAGGCTGATTCCGGACCCAAATCCCCACTTGCTGACAACTTCATCCATAAACAGGACAAGCAATCCTCCTAACAATAATTGAAATATGAGCAATAATTGCAGCTGAAAATAAACTCCTGTTCCGATGAAGCCTGGAGATGGAGCCAATCCGCCCATAAAAACATAAATAGCAGCTTCAAGCAATATGAAAAACACAGACAAGATTTTCTGCACGCCCTGGAAATATTGCTTTCCTTCATGCGTTGTCAGGTCAAACTTCACTATTCCCGACCCATTCAGCAACTGCAGCACAATTGATGCTGTCACTATAGGCCCGATTCCAAGAGACATTATAGAGCCAAATTTAGCGCCCAATATAACGGCCAAAAACTCAAATCTTTGCAGCTGGTTCGGCCCTAATCCAAAAAGAGGAATAAGGCTCAGAACATAAAAAAGAACAAGGATTATCAGTGTCCACTTCAGCTTTTCCTTAAAGGAAAGCACTCTCTGCTTCGGCCCTTCCACGCCTGGAAGGTTCATCAGCAAATTTTGAAAACCAGGCATTTTTATTTTTTAACAGTCTCCTCTTTTTTTCCCTGTTTAGGCGGCAATTGCTTTTTTTCAGCCAAAATCACTTCTCCGCCTGAATCTTTTATCTTCTCAACTGCATTTTCTGACGCATATTTTACATTTATTTTCATCTTTTTTGAAGCATTCCCCGTTCCAAGCAGTTTATTATAGCCTAACTTGCCTAAATCAATATTATAAGTTCCTTTATCCTCGGTTATCAGCTTTTGCGAAATTAAAAAAGGAATCTTCTCCTGCAGGTCGTCTAAATTTATTGCATTTACATTCTCTTCCACGCCGTGGTATTTAAAGCCCATCTTTCCAAAATATCTTTTTTTCCAGTATAGGGTCTTCATCTGGTCTGCTCTTTTCCCGGTTCCGGCTCTTCCCCTGCCTCCCCTGTTTCCTGATCCTCTGTGCTTCTTCTTCGAGCCCCATCCGTGGGTGTGAGAGCCTCTCTGCCTGCTTACTTTTTTTCTTCTGTTAACAGTCATCTACAGCATCCTCCTGATAAGGTCATTTATCTTCTCTCCCCTGTAGCCGAGAGCTCCGCCGACAGCGAAAGCATGCTTCAAGCCCTTTCTTCCATATCCTTTTTTTGGGGAATTCAGCCTGCAGAATTTCTTGCCTTCTTCTTTTCTTTTTTCAACAAGTTTCAGTGTTTCATCATCAATCTCGCCCCATGCAACATAGTTCTCAGCCTTTTTGATCATTCCTTTATTTGACGGGTTATCATCTACCACAATGCAGAAATTCCTTTTGTAGAGATTGAGCATAGTCAAAGTGTCTTTTATCCCGCTTTTTATCCCGGTAGTTCCCCTTACCCTTACAATCGCCAGTTTTTTAGACATTTTCTTTCTTTACCCTTCCTTCCGCTGATCCTGTTTCTTCAATATTTCGCGTGCTAGCTTTCACTTTCATAGTCTGCTTTAAAGCATCAAAGCACGCATTGACAAGGTTTATCTTTGTCACAGTCTGGCCAAGTGAATCAGACCAAACATCCTTTATCCCCGCTATTCTTAATATCTTCTGGCATTCCGGCTCAAGCACCAATCCTGTTCCTTTTGGCGCAGGCATTAATGTTAATTTCACAGACCCGCTTTTACCAGTGACTTTAAATGGAATTGAATGCGGGGTTCTGCATCCGCACTGCCAGCTTCCGCATCCTCTTCTTACTTTTATTAAATTTAATTTCGCGCTTTTCATTGCTTTTTCTCTTGCAGGAACTGTCTCGCGCGCCTTGCCATAGCCCATGCCGATATGCCCGTTGCGGTTCCCGATGACAACAACAGTTGAGAATCTTGGCTTGTTTCCCTCTCTTGTTTTCTTCTGAGTCTGCCTGAAAACCCTTCTCTTTCCGCCGCCGAACTTTCCTTTCGACTGGCCGATGAGAAGCAGGTCAATCTCTGCATCAGGCATCAGAATATCCACGATCTCAGGCTCCATTATCTTTAGGCCGTTGTCAATTATCTGGTCAATATCATTAATCTCCCCGCTTTTCACCTTTTTGCCAATGCTGGTTTTGGGATTCCATCTTTCCCTGTCAAATGATCCTTTTGGGATTTCCTTCTCAATCTCTTCTTCCTCAGGGACTGCCTCTATAACATCTTTGGCTTCTATCTCGAGCTTTTCCTCCTCAACAGCCTCAGGCGCGATCATAGTTTCTTCAGGTTTTTTGATTTCTTCAGTTTTTTCTTCAATCTTTTCTTTCTTCATTTTGCAAGTATCTTCTCCTTTACATTTGTAAACATTTTTTGGACTTCTTTTTTAGTGTAATCCTGTATGTGCTTCCCGCTTGTCCTGTTTTCGTCAGGCAGTATATCTTTTGAATGCGGAACATTTATGCCGGCATCGAGCACGCCTTTTAGCGCAGCGTATAGCCTTGAAGCCTTAACAGATCTCTGCATTCCTATATCAAGCACAACATCACCGATCTTTTTCTCTTTCATCTTTTTTCCGAATAAAAGCCCTGTAAGATAAGCAGCAGGTATGTTGCCTTTATTGATGCTCCATCCTAATTTCTCAAGCTCGCCTGAATGCGCAGATGCCACTATCCTATCGCCTGAAGTTTGGTACTCTGCAGCCTGCAAAATTATGTTTTTCAATGACGTTCTTATTACTAAGCGGAGTTTGTTTGACAGCAGCAGAGCTAGCCTTTTCTTATAGTCTGTTTTCCCGGTTCTCCTTCTCCTGAATCTTACTGTAAATGTATTTTTCATTTTAGCCTTGCCAGTTTATGCTCCTGTATGTACAGCTCAAGGTGCCTTTTGCTTCTGAAAAATCCGCCCTTGACCTTGGCATAAAGCTCATAAAACACAGCATTGTCGATATTTTTTTTAGCCTTCAGCATCTTCAAAAACCTTCTTTGCAGCCTGACAGCATTCATCCATTTTCTTTTAGGCGGCAATCTTGCTGTATTTCTGCCTTTCCTGCTCCCAAATCCCTTATAGCGGCCTTCCTTTTTTTTCAGATGCCTTATTTTAGCCTTTAATCGTGAAACGCCTTTTTTCTGCGAGCGTGTTATTCCCTTGCCGCCTATCAGCGACCTTATATCTGCCTTTGTTATGGCTTCTTTTATCTCTTCAAGCCTTTCAACATCAAACTTTATCCTTTTAGGAGAGCATTTCAAAACCTGGGCTGCTAATCGTTTTTGAATTTTAAGTTCCATTTTACACCGCATCCTTCTTTGTCAGTACTTTTTCTTTTTCAAGCTTCTCCTGCTTCTTCCTGTCTTCATCGCTCAGCTCTGGTGCAACCTTTTCTTCCAGTTTATCTGATTTTTTCTCTTCTTTTTTGGTTTCTTTGAGCTCTGTGCGCCTCTTTTTTCTTTCTTTCAGCTTTTCTTCCTGCTCTTTTAAATAAGACCCTGTATCTTTAATGTTAAGCACTTTTATTCCAAGTTCAATAGCCTTTTTTAAAATCTCAACTTTCTTTTTCATTCCAACAGCTGCCGCAACCATCGCGCCTTCTGTTTTCGCGTTTATTTTTTTAAGTTCTTCAACTGAATTCACCATGATCTGCTTCAGTCCAGACGGGTGCAGATATTTCACTTCAGCCGGCGAGCCCCATCCGTGGGCAACGCATCTGGTTTTTCCTTTGAAATGGTGCCTCATTTTTGAATGAAGCCCCTTCGGCTTTCTCCACTTTCTTCCAAGCTCTTTCTTTTTATGGTAGTCCTGCCTGAGAAAAACCGGCTTCTTTGCCTTTATTGCTTTTCTTAGTTCAAGCAGCTTGCTCATTTTACTTCCTTTCCATTTTTTATTGTGATGTAAATCCCATCCTGAAAAATTCTTGGATCATAATTCGGCCTTTTTGTAAGCTGCTCTATATCTGCCGCTGCCTGGCCTGCAAGCTCCTTATTTGAAGATTCAATTGTTATTTCGCTGCCTTCAATCTTTACACTGGCGCCTTTTTTCAGCTTCAGCTTTCTCGGTATTTTTTCTCCCAAAAAATTTTTAACAGTCAGGTCATTGCCTGCAATTGAAACATTCATTGGAAAATGCCCGGAGCAGATTTTAAGCTTGTACACGTGCGGCTCCCTGATGCCCTCAATGAGATTTTTAATGTGCGCCCTAAATGAGCCAATGAGCTTCTTTTCCTTTTTCGAGCTTTTTTTAGTCGACAGTTTCAGCTTATTGCCTTCCAGCGCGAGCTTTATTTTTTCGCTGGTAAGCTTTTTTGATGCCTCATTTTTAGCAGACTTCAGCGTTAATATTCCTCCATCCAGCGTTGCCTCTACTCCGCCGGGAATTTCTATAACTGCCTCAATTGCGCCCTTTTTCATTCTAGTAACAATAAGCTATCAGCCGTCCTCCGAGTTTTTCCTTTTTAGCATCTTCATCGCTTTTTAGGCCCTTGTTTGTTGAAACGATCAGTACGCCGAAATTTTTTGCCGGCAGATACCGTTTTTCAAATTTCTCAAAATTATTTTTGCTCACGCTGTGCCTTGGCTTTATGACCCCGCACTTGTTTATGCTGCCAAGAAGGCTGACTGTCAAGTATGAGCCCCGCCTTGTTTCATCTTCCTTGAACAATCCGACATAATTATATCTGTTTAAAATATTGAGGACTTCCTTGATTATTTTCGAGCCTCTAACAGCACATTCCTTCCTGCCTATTTTTTCAGCGTTCATTATCGATGACAACACATCTGAAATCGGATCATTTAATGCCATTTTTTAACCTCAACTGTATTTTTTCCAGCCAATCTTTACAGCAATGTCTCGAAAGCATTGCCTGCAGAGATTTAAGCCGTATTTGCCTATATGGCCGCCTGTTCTTCCGCAGCGCCTGCATTTCTTTGTTCCAATGCCGTACTTTCTTTCTTTCGGCGCATTGAACTTTGCAAATCTCTTAAGCTTTGCCGGCTTTGCCCTGAGCTGTTTCAGTAATTTTTTATAATAGCTTGTAGTCATTCTTCCTCGCCTATTTTTATACCGAAATTTGTTTTCATAAAATTCATCGCATCATCTTTTTTTATCTGGTGGTCTTTTGCTATTTTGCCTTTGCAGAGTTTTCTTTTTTTAACCCTGAACCCGGGCCTTTCCAAAGTAACGCATGCCTCTAATCCGATTACCCCTATTTCAGGGTCATATTTTACATCAGGTATGTCAATGTACTCCGGAATTCCGAATGCCATGTTTCCATAGTCGTCAAACTGGCTCTCTTTAAGCTTATTTGCCTTTGATTCAAGCAGCCTTTTAAGCAGCTCAGCTGCCTTTTTTCCCCTTAATGTAACTTTGCAGCCAATTGGCAATCCGGGCCTTAAGCCCCATGTAGGTATCCTTTTATTTGTAACCGTCTTTATTGGGGCCATGCCTGTCATGCTTTTTAGCAGCTTCATTCCTTTCTCTAGCAATGTCTGGTCTTTTCCTGCCCCGATATTCAATGTCAGCTTCTCTATCCTTATTTCTTTCATTGCATTGGTTTGCATTTTAATCATTCAATTTTTATTAGCGGCTTTTCCTTTCCTACAACAAAGCATTGTTCTTTTCTTGCTTCAAATTTTTTATCATTTGAATTTAACGATACAACATCGCCCTTTATTTCCTCAATAACTGCCAATTCTGCGATGTGCTTCCCGCCGGTTGTATAGGCGCTGGCCCCCTTTTCAAATTTCAGCACATTGCTTATTTTCTGGTCTGGCAAATTCAAAACAAGCACATCATTGGATTTATAATCGCCTTTTTCAGCCAAAACATTTCTGCTGTCGCTAAGATTCAGCTGCGTCTTTCCGCCTCTTATTACAGTTTTGTTTATTATTTTGGACAATTTTATTTTTGCTTCATCATCGCTTATTTTGGCCAGCCTAAGCCTTCCTTTTTTGTCCAGCAGCACCCTGAAGCTCTCTTTTGTCTCAGGTATTGAAAGCACATCCATCAGGCCGATAAGGAAACGCGGCTCTTTTCTTCTTTTTCCGTCTACTAGTATGTCCTTGCTGTTCAGGATATGCTTCACTTCCCTATTGTTTTTTGCAATATGAAGCAGGTCTTTCAGCATTATGGCCAGAGATGTGGCAAGCCCAAACTCATGAGAACCAGCCAACGGCCGGGTTATGAATTTCTCTCCTTTCCTTTTAATTGGCCACGACTTTGGCGCCGCCAGTCTTTTTAGGTGTTTTTTCATTTTTTACTTCCTTTAAATTCTTTCTTTCCAGTATCTTTTTTCGTTTTTTATCTTCAAGATTCAATCCCGTTATCATCAAATTTGAAGGGTGTATTGGGTAGAGTGTTTTTGAGCCGTCTCTTTTCACGATTTCGATTCCTGCGACATATGCCCTTTCTTTTTTTGTGTCAACCTTTTCTACATTTCCTTCTTGCTTCCTGAACTGACCAACCATGATTTTCACTTTATCGCCTGCTCTCAGGCGCATGCCTCTCCTGTTGTAGGCTTTTCTTAGCTCCTTGGATAAATGCGCAGCCAGGAATTTTCCCTTTATGTGGAGCGGAGCATTAGCCCTGTATTTGCGCTGCTTTCTTGGCTGACTGCTGCTATTCCATGATTTTGAAAACATTTTTTTAATTCTCCATTGTTAAGCTACAACCGTCGCTATCTTTGCGACCATTGGCCACCTTTCTACAATCTCTTTTGCAATAGGCCCCTTGAGCAAAGTTCCTTTCGGATTGCCTTTTTCATCTTTCAAGACGACAGCTGCGTTGTCTTCGAATTTTACCCTGAGCCCATCAGCTCTTCTGTACTCCTTTCTCTGCCTCACTATAACGGCATACACTACCTGTTTTCTCATCTCTGGCTTGCCTTTTCTTACTGATGCCAAAATAAGGTCAGCCACACCTGCTGTTTCAACTCTTCCCTTTGTGGTTTTTTTGTTTATAACTGAAACTATCTTGATCAGCTTTGCCCCTGAATTATCGCATACATCGAGGAACGAGCCTCTTTGCAGCCCTCTAGTTACTCTTGCTTTTAGTGCCTGCATTTTCTTTCCCGGTTTTTTCGATTATTACAAATTTTTTTGTTTTGCTTATTGGCCTGCATTCAGCAATCTTAACAGCATCGCCTTCTTTTGCGTCTATGCAGGGAGGATTGTGAACCCTTACCTGTGTTCTCCTTTTTTCATATCTCTCGTATTTTTTTATAAGCACACGCCTTTCCCATTCTACTGTGGCGGATTTATTTGATTTTGCAGCAATAACAGCTGCTGTAAAAATCCTGCCCCTTGCTTTCAGGCTGCCGTGAAAAGGGCAATGCCTGTCATCACAAGCTTTTTCAGGCGATTTCACTTCTATTCCTATATTTTTGATTTTATCCATTTTAGCCTTTGTAAGTTTCTTATTGCACTTCGATTGTTTCTGGCGCGAATCCCAAACGAACCAATTCTTCCTTTACCTTGTGCTTGTGGTCTCCCTGCAGCTCAACCTTTCCGCTTTTTATCGTTCCGCCGCAGGCAAATTTGCTTTTTAGGTTCTTTATCAGCTCTTTCATGTCAATTTCTTTGCTGTCAACGCCCTCAATAACAGTATACACCTTGTTGAATTTCTTCTTCTCCAGCGCCACTATTATTTTCTGGGTTTCCTTAGCTATTGTTTCGCAGACGCAAAGTTCTTTCGGCAATCCGCACTTAGAGCATATTTCGCTCATTCGTTATTTTTTAACCTCCTTGGTCTTCAATATTGTTTTTATTCTTGCAATTGTTTTTTTAATGCCCTTTATCTGGCCCGGGTTCTTTATTATTGTTCCCATGGCAACCTGTGAATTTAATTTCATAAGCTCTTTTCTTATCTCGCTGCTCTTTTCTTTCAGGTCAGCTTCTCCCATCAGCTTCAGCTCTTTAAATTTCATTTTCTACCTTTGGCTTTTCTTCCTGTGATTCCTGAGAATCTTTTGCATTTTCAGAACTGGCTTCATTCTTGGCCTTTTTCTTTCTTCCCTTTGGCTTTTTAGGCTCTTCTGTTTTTTGCTCCTGGGCTTTTTCAGCCTCTGTTTCTTCCACTTCACTTTTTTCTTCTGATTTATTTTCTGCAGCTTCCTTATCTTCAGCCTGCGCTTTGAATTTTATTTTGTCAGGCAGCACTATGTCAGGCGGCATTATCCTGACCTGCACGCCAATTATTCCCGATTTCAGCTTCGCCTGCGCATATGCCTTCTTTATACCCGAGATTGCGGCTTCTCCGCATTTCTTCAAATAACCCATATAAAATCTCCATCTTTTTGCGCGCGCGCTCGGCAGTTTTCCAGAAATCAGTATCTCTATGCCCAATGCACCTGCGCCTATCACTTCAACCATTGTTTTGTGGCCGACAGCCTTGAACTTGTTAGCGCCAAACACTTCGAGCGCATTTGCAATCCTCTCTGCAACAATCTGCGGATCAAGGAATATGTTTTCAACCTCGGAAATCTCGATCTGCGGGTTTTCCAGATTGAATTTCTTCTTCAGGTTTTTCGTAAGCTTCTTTATGTTTGCGCCTTTTTTACCTACAATAAGGCCTGGCCTCGATGCATATATAACGATCTTCTCGCCCAAAGGCGTGCGCACCATTTTTGTGTGGCTGTGCCCCACCTTGCTCAGATTCTGCTCTATAAACTCCTGAATCTGGAATTCCTTTATTCTGTCATTAACTAGTTTTCTCTCAATCATCTTCTTGCCATGTGCCTCATTCTTTTGAAAGGCCTGAATATTTTCTTTATTTCTTTCGGAGTTCCGCTTTCCAAAACAATCTCAATATGCGCCCTCTTCATGTGCCTTCTTCTTTTTCTTCCATAGTGCCACTGCTTGGCTGCTCTCTGCGGAACAATGCTTTTGATGAAAAGGTCTTTTCCCAGCCCTTTGAACACAGCATTCGCTTCTGCTGCCTTAAGCGTTTCAAGTATATTTTCGCATGTCTTTACAGGAAACCTTCCTGGCCCGATATTTTTTCTGTGAGCAAGATCCTGCTGGAATTTTCTGTAAGGGACAGCTTCTTTTTTTCCAATCACATCCATCAAAGTCTTTTTTGCTTTTTCAACATTTTTGTTTCTTATCATATTGCAGACTTCTAACGAATGCTTTATTGATGCAGGCAGGTCTCTTCCTACTGCCTTTGCATTTTTCCCGTTTTCAATTTTTGAAGCGTATTTGTATTTTGCCATTAGCGTATTTATATTTATTTCACCGATAAGCTCGCGGATGATTTTGTTGCCCCGATTCCAGGAGCTCCGTGCTGCACCTTCTTTCTTGTCTGGGCAAATTCACCAAGAGAATGCCCCAGCATCTCCTCTTGTATTATCACCGGAACAAATTCCTTGCCATTGTGTATTTTAATCATCATTCCGAACATATCGGGCAGTATAAGCATATTTCTGCAGTGAGTTTCTATATTGGGCTCATTTCTTCTTATTTTTTCAAGCAGTTTTTTCTGGCTGTCTGTAAAGCCGCGCTTTATTGTTCTTCTTGGCCTTGAGGGCAGTATCTGAGCCAGCTCATTCAGGCTCATTCTCTTCAGCTCTTCAGTTGTTTTTCCTCTGTAAGTAAATTCCTTTTTAACCATTTTATCTCTTCAGCCTTCCTGTTCTCTTTGCAGCTATTAATCCAACTTTTCTTCCAGGAGGCGCATTTCTCGAAACAGTAGATGGCTTGTTCTTCTTTGATGACCTGCTTCCTCCGAATGGGTGGTTGACTGCATTCTGCGCAATTCCCGAAATCTTCGGATAAAGCTTGTTTCTCGCTTTCTTCCAGTAAAATCTACCGCCTGCCTTTACAAATGGCTTGTCAACCCTGCCGCTGCCGGCAACTATTCCGATGCTTGCCCTGCAGTTGAAGTGGAATAATTTTTCCTTCTTTGAAGGAAGCTGCACCAGAACATAGTCTTTTGTTTTTGAAAGTATTTTTGCGGATGCTCCGGATGCTCTGCAGAATTTCCCGCCATCTCCGGGAATTACTTCTATGTTATATATAGATGTTCCCTCAGGTATGTCTTTTAAGCTCATTATGGATCCGGGCTTTATATCTGCTGCCTGGCCGATCTGTATAGTGTCATTGACTCTTACGCCTTCTGGCGCAATATTATGGCCATCTTTTCCGTTATTGTATTTTAGTTTCAATAATGGCCCCGAATGGCCGCTTGAATGAAATATGTCCAGTATTTTTCCTTCGGCAATATTTTCAGATAGCGGCATGTACTTGATATCTCCTTCATAGCGGAATGATGGGGCCCTATAAGTTGAGCTTCCCTTTCCCCGCTTTTGCTGAATCAGATTCTTTCCCATTTTGCCTCAATCACATAAGCCCGAGTTTTGTCGCAACATTTATTGCAGGTGTTTCCTTATTGAATTTAACATACGCCCTTTTTTCGCCGTCAGGCCCTACAAGCGTGTTGACATCATCAACCCTTGCCTTGAACATCTCTTCAACTGCCTTTTTTATCTCTGATTTTTTTGCCTTTTTATTTACAACAAACACCAGCTTGTTCTCTGAATCCATCAATCTTATCGATTTTTCTGTCGACAGCGGATATTTGATTACTTTTTCTGTTTCCATTTTATGTGAATAACCTGTTTTTATCAAGCTCGTCTATTGCAGCTTCCGTGAACAATGCGATTCTCGGCCTTATTCCCGGAACCAGTAATTCTGCATTTATGTTTTTCACTTCAACTATGTCTGATCCTGAAATATTCTTTGCAGCGCTCATCAGCCCGCATTTTTTTGAAACAACAAAAAGCACGCTTTTTTTTGTCCTATATTTTCTGCCGCGCATTTTTCCCTTGCCGGCCCTTATTGTTCTTTCTTCTGCTCTTTCAAGCTCATTTAAAAATCCAAGCCGGATTAATGCATCAATGACTTCTTTTGTTTTTCTTAATGATTCAAATTTTGTTTCGAGTATGAACGGATAATTTTCAGGGACATTTTTCACAAATTCCTTGTTCATTGCAGCCGCCAATGCAGACCTTATTGCCTTTCTATTCTCCTTTTTGTTTACTTTTTTTGCCCAGTCTTTTGAAGGCTTCGGAGGATGCGCCCTTCTTCCTCCAACGGTTCCCGGAGCTACTGCTCCAACCCAGTTGTGCCTCGAGCCCTTTCCGCTCATTATCTTTCTTGGCACCCTTGAAATTCCTATTCCATAAGACCCTTTATAGTCTCTTCTTCTTCTTGACAGCTTTGCAGATGCCCTCTGCCCGGCTTCAAACTTTGCGCCATAAGGCTGCCTTGTATTCGCCCGGATTGCAATCACAGCCCTGCTTATTAGATCAAACCTTACAGGCTCGTTAAACTGCTGCGGCAATTCTTTTTTGCCGATTTCATTGTTGGTTAAGCTCAATACCGGGACTTTCATTTCATAATCACTCTTTCAATTTCAAATGACTCTTTTGCCGCCCCTTTGGTTGGCTTCAGTGCCTGCGTCAGAAGCAGTATTCTTTTGGCAGGCCCCATGACTGATCCTTTCACCAATACATAATCATTGTCAATCAGCCCATATCTTAAAAATCCGCCCCTAGGGTTTATTGCCTTGTCGTTTGATATTTTAAGCAGCATTTTATTGTACTCTGTTCTTTGGTGGAAGCCCATTTTTCCGGCATGCGCCACTCTCCACATGAAATGTTGCTGTCCCATCCATCCGCCTAATGAAGCAGGTCCCCGCTTTGTTTTTTCTGACTTGTGCGACCTTAAAT containing:
- a CDS encoding 50S ribosomal protein L32e, producing MSKLLELRKAIKAKKPVFLRQDYHKKKELGRKWRKPKGLHSKMRHHFKGKTRCVAHGWGSPAEVKYLHPSGLKQIMVNSVEELKKINAKTEGAMVAAAVGMKKKVEILKKAIELGIKVLNIKDTGSYLKEQEEKLKERKKRRTELKETKKEEKKSDKLEEKVAPELSDEDRKKQEKLEKEKVLTKKDAV
- a CDS encoding 30S ribosomal protein S5, whose amino-acid sequence is MIAPEAVEEEKLEIEAKDVIEAVPEEEEIEKEIPKGSFDRERWNPKTSIGKKVKSGEINDIDQIIDNGLKIMEPEIVDILMPDAEIDLLLIGQSKGKFGGGKRRVFRQTQKKTREGNKPRFSTVVVIGNRNGHIGMGYGKARETVPAREKAMKSAKLNLIKVRRGCGSWQCGCRTPHSIPFKVTGKSGSVKLTLMPAPKGTGLVLEPECQKILRIAGIKDVWSDSLGQTVTKINLVNACFDALKQTMKVKASTRNIEETGSAEGRVKKENV
- the secY gene encoding preprotein translocase subunit SecY, which encodes MPGFQNLLMNLPGVEGPKQRVLSFKEKLKWTLIILVLFYVLSLIPLFGLGPNQLQRFEFLAVILGAKFGSIMSLGIGPIVTASIVLQLLNGSGIVKFDLTTHEGKQYFQGVQKILSVFFILLEAAIYVFMGGLAPSPGFIGTGVYFQLQLLLIFQLLLGGLLVLFMDEVVSKWGFGSGISLFIAAGVSESIFIRALSWLHPATNPESFVGAIPEFFRSLATQNPIGAGLAIASIIATIVVFAIAVYGQAMKIEIPLSFGRIRGHGIRWPLHFIYTSNIPVILVAALLANVQLLATLLQNWGHPLLGTFTSQGSPASGFVLLVTPPNVVRSLIEGSLTGFDIWRAAVYTLFMIAGAIVFSIFWVQTSGMDARSQAKQMMASGLQIPGFRRDERVLERLLDRYIWPLTVMGAILVGFLASLADISGALSNGTGILLAVMIIYRLYEDIAKQHMMDMNPMMRKFMGG
- the rpl6p gene encoding 50S ribosomal protein L6, encoding MKKGAIEAVIEIPGGVEATLDGGILTLKSAKNEASKKLTSEKIKLALEGNKLKLSTKKSSKKEKKLIGSFRAHIKNLIEGIREPHVYKLKICSGHFPMNVSIAGNDLTVKNFLGEKIPRKLKLKKGASVKIEGSEITIESSNKELAGQAAADIEQLTKRPNYDPRIFQDGIYITIKNGKEVK
- a CDS encoding DUF106 domain-containing protein, with the translated sequence MSFLDPVLGPLLQLNTFLAIFIISLIISLIIIIAYKYLTNQKLMKEMKDDLKKYQAETKQNKNDPKKVMEIQKKSMEINMKYMSHSMRPTLITLLPVILIYGWLAANFAYHPILPGQDFTTTLEFVEGATGNVMLNIIPEGIAISGNETQQIAGNKIVWKLTGKEGEYKLTYSLNNKTYSNEVLITKGRAYKQPEIALKGSVIKKITISNDKMIVMNLFGWKLGWLGTYIILSLIFSMGLRKLMKVY
- a CDS encoding 50S ribosomal protein L18, producing MKNTFTVRFRRRRTGKTDYKKRLALLLSNKLRLVIRTSLKNIILQAAEYQTSGDRIVASAHSGELEKLGWSINKGNIPAAYLTGLLFGKKMKEKKIGDVVLDIGMQRSVKASRLYAALKGVLDAGINVPHSKDILPDENRTSGKHIQDYTKKEVQKMFTNVKEKILAK
- a CDS encoding 50S ribosomal protein L19e codes for the protein MELKIQKRLAAQVLKCSPKRIKFDVERLEEIKEAITKADIRSLIGGKGITRSQKKGVSRLKAKIRHLKKKEGRYKGFGSRKGRNTARLPPKRKWMNAVRLQRRFLKMLKAKKNIDNAVFYELYAKVKGGFFRSKRHLELYIQEHKLARLK
- a CDS encoding uL15 family ribosomal protein, with the protein product MTVNRRKKVSRQRGSHTHGWGSKKKHRGSGNRGGRGRAGTGKRADQMKTLYWKKRYFGKMGFKYHGVEENVNAINLDDLQEKIPFLISQKLITEDKGTYNIDLGKLGYNKLLGTGNASKKMKINVKYASENAVEKIKDSGGEVILAEKKQLPPKQGKKEETVKK
- a CDS encoding uL30 family ribosomal protein; translated protein: MSKKLAIVRVRGTTGIKSGIKDTLTMLNLYKRNFCIVVDDNPSNKGMIKKAENYVAWGEIDDETLKLVEKRKEEGKKFCRLNSPKKGYGRKGLKHAFAVGGALGYRGEKINDLIRRML